A window of Xenopus laevis strain J_2021 chromosome 1L, Xenopus_laevis_v10.1, whole genome shotgun sequence genomic DNA:
acctgagtaaaccgatCTAGACACTCTccctgtttatttaggatagaagctgcttGGTGTGACAAGCATTAgcatgcctgagtctctccctgctcgctcatggctctgggctcagattacagcaaggagggaggggaggagcaaactgagcatgctcaagcccaagccctggaggtttaagctgaaaacaggaagtctgatacagaagcccatgtgtacacaatagaaggaaagaaatgatgtgtttcttttgacagaggattcagagcagcattatttgagggtttactggtgtatttatattaaggatgcactgaatccactttttttgattcgtccgaaccccggaatccttcgccaaagattcggctaaatatcgaaccgaatcctaatttccatatgcatatgcaaattaggggtgggaagggggaaaacattttttacttccttgttttgtgacaaaaagtttaatgatttccctccctgcccctaatttgcatatgcaaattttgttAGGcctggcaaaaggattcggccgaatccgaattctgctgaaaaacgcagaatcctggattcggtgcatccctaattttaatagacttttctgataaagcttacttacttttagctgttccttcacctttaaagtcGTTTATTAAAAGATAATTGCGTGAAAGTTATTTCCAAACATTATGATAAGCCAGTGCAAGTGTCCTTCATGGGTGAAGTGGGCTGAAAGCCAATCAGATTACCCAGGTCACTTATGTATTATTCATAATCAAGTTATTTATAAAGATGAGGGAAAATGACTTCCGGCTGCTTGTGACGCAGATAAAAGGGAAGGTTGTTCCAATTTTAGAGCAGCCAAACTGATGAAAAAAAGTCACCCCCAAAGAACATCATTGTGTTTGCAGAATTGTCACTAACCCTATGAGTGCGGCTTCCACATCATTTCCCAGTCACTTTACTATACACAAAGTAAAAGTGCTTTGTGTATTAATATCACCTTGCTAATGCTAAATCTGCATCATCCGTTATTCAGGAATCCAGGGCTTCTGCAAAGACCTGCTGGAGGTTGCTGATATTTTGGAGAAAGCAACAGAAAGTGTTCCAAAAGAGGAGATCAAGGCTGAAAATCCTCACCTAAAGAGCCTGTACGAAGGGCTAATCATGACTGAAGTCCAGATGCAGAAAGTGTTTGAGAAGCACGGGGTGCTCAAGCTAAATCCAGTCGGGGCCAAGTTTAACCCTTATGAACATGAAGCCTTGTTTCATAGTCCCGTTGCAGGAAAGGAGCCAGGCACCGTTGCCTTGGTAACCAAAGTGGGATACAAGCTTCATGAGCGTACCTTGAGGCCTGCCTTAGTCGGGGTCGTGAAAGGAACTtaactggttttcttttttttttaaataaacaatgtttagATATTAAATGGCTGGGATTTCTTTTAAAGATGAAAAAACCCTCCCCAAACCTTCATTCCGGTAATCTCAAGTATATATAGTAAAGGTTACAATGACATACCTGTGAGTTTATCAAATGTTTTGTACCTTGTTCATTCCAGTTGTTGTGTCTCACTCGTTGGCTAAATAAAGGATATAACCAAGTATGGAGTGGAAATCACTGAGGCTGAATACACCTGATGGGAAACTAAAACTGACCTGGTTAAAGAACTGCCCTGGGCCACTGCCACTAGCCTTACCGACATTTTTATAGCCACatattgtacagtatgtaatCCCCAAAGGAGCTGATTTATGGCAGCAAGCGAATGTatgcttggcgaataaattcgacatcACTAGCtgcgattagtgatgggtgaataaatttgtcacaaatttgcagcgaaatccGCATTaagccaccagcaaataaatctCCAGCAAAAATTTGGCGGCATCAGAAAAATTTTGACGGGCATCCGAAAAGTCTCTCGCAATATAATCGCCGTGTGTCAACACTAAGAAAATTGGACGCGGGCGTCAATATTGgagtttcacgtttttttcgcGAATAAAgctaaacgggagaaattcgtccatcgctaGTTGCGATCCTAGAAACTTCTAGTTATACAACGTCGGTCATGATCTACAACTAACACGGCTGCTTGACTTGGGATGttggaagcttaaagggatactgtcatgggaaaaaaaattttttcaaaatgaatcagttaatagtgctgctccagcagaattctgcactgaaatccatttctcaaaagagcaaacacatttttttatattcaattttgaaatctgacatggggctagacatattgtcaatttcccagctgccccaagtaatgtgacttgtgctctgataaacttcaatcactctttactgctgtactgcaagttggagtgatatcacccccctcccccagcagccaaacaaaagaacaatgggaaggtaaccagataacagctacctaacacaagataacagctgcctggtagatctaagaacagcactcaatagtaaaaacccatgtcccactgagacacattcagttacaatgagaaggaaaaacagcagcctgccagaaagtatttctctcctaaagtgcaggcacaagtcacatgattgggggcagcggggaaattgacaaaatgtcgagccccatgtcagattttaaaactgaatataaaaaaaatctgtttgctctttttttagaaatggatttcagtgcagaattctgctggagtagcactattaactgatgcgttttgggaaaaaaaatgtttttcgatgacaggatccctttaaggatatgtGTAAAGAAAGGGACTTCACCTCCAACTAATAACTCACCAATATTCCGGTATAGCAAGATCAAAACTTGAATGTATAGATAtagttaaaaagcaatatttatttatcaccatgccatatgtaaattaaaaacatttaaaacaagcagCAGTGCGTTTGGGATGATGGATTCCTCTCCTCTGGGTATTTGCTCACTAGATGATTCAACGAATCGGATGTGAGAAATGCAAGCAAACCATGTAATGCTCGATGTGAAAGGCTAAACAGACTTAATATAGAATGCCACGTGATGACCACTAAAGTTGGCCTTAGTTATATTAGTTAATGGGTAAGCGTTCATATAAGAAGGGTAAAGCCCAGATTTTGAGGAACGCACTGTCACAGTTGACACAAATTTGAGGAGGTTTTCCAAGGAGGTAATAATCGCAAATAAGACCTCTGGTCCGTAGCAATAGGGCTACTAGGTCCCATGAGGATTGGGCCAGTCAGCCCTAGGTGGGATGGTGAGACCGGTGTGACAGCAATAAAGTCAATGTTGAGCTGCGGGGGAGATCAATCGCGTTATATTCCCATGAAAAAGTTAGTAGGTCCACAGACTGTATTAGCGACCTAGCAGTCGCACAAGTCCAGCTTGTATATAATATTATGTCCCAGGGATAGCCCCAAAATTGAGCGCAGCCTGTCCCAATATGACGAAAAGATTTTTACCGACCATAGTGCAATCGACTCCCGCACAGGAGTCCCTTGTTCCTACTGGGTTAGTCCAAGTTCCTTGCTGCAATGGTACATCTGCAGGTCTTCAAGGAGGGGGAGATCCTCAGTGCCCAAACTCAGCCCAGCGCCAcaacagctgtttcgccaccaaGTGTGGCCACGCCATCCCACCTAGGGCTGATTGGTCATCACGTGGCAttctatattaaaggagaagaaaattccctgggcgcaaaaaccctcccccctggcctacctgtcccgccgggcaaatgcccctaacttgttactcacccctctgcgcaggtcctgtccacggagctcacaggtgccatcttctcccaagcggtcttcttcctgctttgatcggCGTTTTTGGCGCTtgtaaaaaacttgccccccccccagaagtttaaaaaaaattggtgcccagggccccaccacacaacagggaccacaaagggttacctttagggtggccctgccatgttacacttacttcattagtgtggcccacctgctgtcagtgagctgccaacaacagaagggaggaggggagcacaggtggctgcatcttcttccagtgacagtattttcttcccttattggtcacagaatttcaagtcctggtaaagctgcatggtgattggatgagctggaggagaagttcaaacctcagctatccaatccctgagcagctcaaccgggacttaaactcagtgaccaataaggggaagtaatggacagaagatacctcccccttgtgctcccgccctgccttcctgaagtcagcagctctcagaaagcaagggggcccggctaatcaagaaagtgtggcgtggctgggccccccttacccccagggccccctacagctctcccccctgatggctgccctgcatacaatataaaaattataaagcaAGTTGTACAAAGCTAATCCTGTCCCAGT
This region includes:
- the grpel1.L gene encoding GrpE-like 1, mitochondrial L homeolog (The RefSeq protein has 2 substitutions compared to this genomic sequence); this translates as MAASGLRFFRQSFGAVLRSAQTPVRTCPRLMCTATKEQNHLGENEDKSKNQAEESPDQAAAEKAKLEEQIKDLTDKYKRALADTENLRQRSKKLVDEAKLYGIQGFCKDMLEVADILEKATESVPKEEIKAENPHLKSLYEGLIMTEVQMQKVFEKHGVLKLNPVGAKFNPYEHEALFHSPVAGKEPGTVALVTKVGYKLHERTLRPALVGVVKGT